CAGCAGGGGTATGTAGTCGTCACTGTGGTCTAGCTGTACTGTGTAGCGTCTGTTCCAAAACTTTCGTATCTGTCCGAACTGTTATCCTGATAGCTTGCAAATGGGATAAAATCTCTCTTTCTGGGGATATCATTCGCATTTCTACGAGATATTATCTAATTTAGTTGTTATTGCATTATATTATGATAAAAGTAAAACAGGTATTGGTTTTCGTCTTTTTAATCGTGTTTTTTTTGAAAAATAATCGATTAAACGCACAAAATAAATCTTTAGATGATGGTGTGCTACGAATATTGGCCATCGGTAATAGTTTCTCGGAAGATGCTATTGAACAGAATTTATATGAATTGGCGAAAGCCGGAAAAAAAAAGATAGTAATCGGCAATCTCTATATTGGGGGGGCTCCTTTAAGTTTACATGTTAGCAACGCAAAAGAGGATAAGCCGGCTTATCGCTACCGTAAAATCAATCTTGACGGGCAGATGTTGGAGAAAGCAAATGAGCGCTTATCTGAAGCGCTTGTAGATGAGGCTTGGGATTATATTAGCTTTCAGCAAGCAAGTCCGCTATCAGGAGATTATGATTCGTATGCGAAGGATCTACCGCTCTTATATGATTATGTAACAAAACATATTTTATTTCCTGAAACCAAGTATATATTACATCAAACCTGGGCGTATCAGAACGGTTCATCGCATGAAGGTTTTGTTCGCTATAACCGTAGCCAAGATAGCATGTATAGGGCTATTGCCAACACTTCGCAGGAGGTGTTTAACTGGGGTAATTTCGATCTTTTGATTCCTTCCGGTACAGCTGTTCAAAATGCGCGTTCGAGTTTTGTAGGTGATCATTTTACACGTGATGGCTATCACTTAAATCTGAACTACGGACGTTTCGTTGCTGCCTGTACCTGGTACGAGGCGTTATTTCATGAAAATGTACTCAACAATACATTTTTACCGCTAAAGGTAACCTATGTAGAGGGCGAAATTGCGCGAGCAGCAGCACATAAGGCTGTGGAATCACCCTATGCTGTTACCGTATTAAAAGATTTTCAATTCATGAATTAATATTTATATGAGTATCAAAAAGAGCTATTTGATCGAATTGGATCACGAAACAAAAAATACCAAACGTATTTTAGAACGCATACCAGACGATAAATTGGATTGGCGTCCACACGAAAAATCGATGAGTTTGGGAGAACTAGCTGCTCACATTGTTGGACTACATAATTGGGTACATCAAGCAATACCAAAAGATGTATTTGATTTTAAAGTGGATTATCAGCCCATTAAAGTATCTTCTGTAGAAGAATTAAAAGAGATATTAACAATAGGCCTGGAAAATAATAAGGCCGCAATTGAAGACATAAAGGAAGAAGACTGGTTTAAAGATTGGGTATTACAATCGGGCGATTATCTCATTGCACGTTTACCACGAGCCGGAGCAATACGTTTTATTGTCAATAATCATATTGTTCATCATCGTGGTCAGTTGACGGTTTATTTGCGATTATTGGATATTGCTGTCCCGGGCTTATATGGACCATCGGCAGACGAAGCAATGCCTAGTTAATGTTGTAATGTAAGTATATAGGTATAAAAAAAGGGAATCAAATTTGATTCCCTTTTTTTATATGTTCGATGGTCTAATTATTTAGCCAATTCTTCTGCGATTGCTTTTCCAATTTCAGCCGGAGACTCAACAACACGAATACCACACTCACGCATGATTTTCATTTTTGCTGCAGCAGTGTCATCTGCACCACCTACAATTGCACCAGCGTGTCCCATACGACGTCCTGGAGGCGCTGTTTGACCGGCGATAAATCCAACAACAGGTTTGGTACCATGTTCTTTGATCCAACGAGCAGCTTCAGCTTCCATTCCACCGCCGATTTCACCAATCATGATGATCGCTTCAGTTTCAGGGTCGTTCATTAATAATTCAACAGCTTCTTTCGTTGTCGTACCAATGATAGGGTCACCACCAATTCCGATTGCTGTTGTGATACCTAATCCTGCTTTTACAGTTTGATCTACGGCTTCGTAAGTTAAAGTTCCTGATTTAGAAACAACACCCACATTACCTTTTTTGAAGATAAATCCTGGCATGATACCGATTTTAGCTTCACCTGCAGTGATGATACCTGGGCAGTTAGGACCGATCAAACGAGAGTTTTTGTCGCTCAAGTAAGATTTTACTTGGATCATATCTTTTGTTGGGATACCTTCTGTAATACAAACAATCACTTCGATACCAGCCGCGGCAGCTTCCATGATCGCATCTGCAGCAAATGCTGGAGGTACAAAAATAATAGAAACATTAGCTCCTGTAGCGTCTACTGCATCTTGCACAGTATTGAATACAGGACGGTCTAAGTGTTGTTGACCACCTTTACCAGGAGTAACACCACCAACTACATTTGTTCCGTACTCAATCATTTGAGTAGCATGGTAAGTACCTTCGTTTCCAGTGAAACCTTGAACGATTACTTTTGAATCTTTATTAACTAATACACTCATTTCTTCTTTAAATTTTGCACACAAATCTACTATTTTGCTTTCTAAAATGGAAGCAATGTGAATAGGAATGTGACCTTTATTGATAAATTTTTAATTGAAATTGCGTTTTTGGATAAAATCCCAAAGAATAATGCCAATTGCGACAGATACATTTAAGGAATGTTTAGTCCCGTATTGGGGGATTTCGATGCAGGTATCGATTTTTTCCATGACATCCTCATCGACTCCATTAACCTCATTTCCAAAAATCAGCGCATACTTTTTGTCATTTTCTGGTTCAAACTGATGTAGCATAACGCTATCATCTGCTTGCTCGATGGCAATAATGACATAGCCTTCAGTCCTAAGCTGATCTACAACAGCTGAGGTATCTCTGTGGTATTCCCAAGCGACCGATTGGGTTGCCCCGAGGGCGGTCTTTTCGATTTCGCGATGGGGAGGTGTGCCGGTAATGCCACACAGGTATATTTTTTCAATAGCAAATCCGTCTGCAGTACGGAAGGCCGAGCCCACATTATGCATGCTCCGTACATTGTCCATAACGATTGTGATAGGAGTTTTTTCTTGTTTTTTAAACGATTCAACATCTGTACGTTGAAGTTCATCCATCGATAATTTTTGCATGTCGCAAATATACTAAACCTAAAAAATAAAATAGATTTTGAATATTGAAAATAAGGTGTTATTTTTGCAGTCCGAATTACAAGAAAAAAATTGAATAAAAATTAGCTAAAAAAAATGGCAAATCATAAATCAGCGATCAAAAGAATTAGAGCAAACGCTACTAAACGTTTAAGAAACCGTTACCAAGCAAAAACTACACGTAACGCAATCAAAAAATTACGTCACACTACTTCTGCAGAAGAAGCAAAAACATTGTTACCACGCGTAATTTCTATGCTTGATCGTTTGGCAAAGAAAAATGTGATCCACAAGAAAAAAGCTTCTAACAACAAATCGAAGTTAACAAAATTTGTTAACGGTTTAGCGTAAGCTTTTCGTATAGATATAGAGGGGTACAGCTCGCTGTATCCCTTTTCTTTATGTTATATACTTTGGATTTCTCTTTCCAAGCGAATAGTAAATAAAAAAGCATTGAATACCGATGCTTTTTTATTTTAAAACTGAAATTTGCAGTGTATTTATTGCTGTAAATTTGGAAGTAGCTCTGCGATGACCTTTTTCAATTTGTTGGGATCTTTCATGTAAGGTTCTAAATCGTAAAGTTCCACTTTTTTGAAATCAATGGGATGGCTCTCACTCTGAAGTGAAATAGTACCCTTGTTTAAAAGCTGTCCATCTTTCTTCACTTTGGGATCGAAACCACTTACATTGCCGCCACCAATTTGGGGTTTAGTATACTGTAATACGACCTTGTTTTCAAGGATATGTTGCACAAGAGAGTCTCCCAACACCAAGAAATCAGCAGTTACCCATTGATCTCCAGCATAGGTTTTTGATGTTGAGCTGATGCAATGTGGTGTGAATAGTTTATTGTCGATCACAACGTTTGTGCCTGGTGTACAAAGATTACTTGTGGTCCGTTCGTCCTTGCCATTTCCACCCAGCAGTTGCCCTTCGATAGATATTGGAAAGTCTTGATCCACACCCATGGTATTAGGATCCTGTCCATGTAGCATGGCTCCGCTATTACGCCAAGCCCAACCTTCTCCACCATTTACCTGTTCACCGACAAATCTGTAAGTGACACGCAACAAATACGCTGAGAACTCTTTATTGTAGAACAGATGGCCATACTGAAAATTGAAATTATCATAACCATCATATCTTACCTTGAGTAAACCGTCTTCTACACGAAATGTATTTTTATAATTATTACCAACTTTGTGGTTTCTGATTTTTGGAGTCCAGTTCTTCAAATCTTTCCCATTAAATAATTGAATGGGTTTGGGTTTCTTATCTTGAGATTTGGCAAATAAAGAAGTGCTAAGCAATAGGATTCCAGCACTGTAAATGATATGTTTGAATTTCATCCTGAATTAGGTTTATTGACCTAAATTAGGTAAACATTTTTAAATAAGCAATTCTTTTTGTTTCACATATTCGCTTGGACGGATGCCGACGACCTTATTGAATGTGTTACTAAATGTGGGAAGGCTATTGTATCCAACTTTGAGCGCAACTTCATTTACGCTTAGTTTTTCGTCCAAAAGGAGCTTAAGTGCGGTCAGCATTCTGAGGATCGTGTAGTATTGGATAAAAGACATATTTAATTCCTTTTGAAATAGTCTAGCCAATGTGCGTTCACTAATGTTAAATAATCCGGCAAGTTTTTTAAAGCTGACGTTTTCCTCTATATTTTCTTCGAGGTAAGTGACAATATCCTTTAATTTCTGATGACTAGGATAGGGCAAGGCTAATGGAAGCTCATGTAGCGATAGTTCCGGAAGGATAAGTTTAAATGCTGTAGCGATACTATATTTAGGTTCTTCGACTGGAAAGATATTGCCATTCCAGCGGTTGGTAAACATAATCAGCTCTATCAAAAGATCATTTACTGGATAAATTCCCATTTTACTGTAGAAGGGGGCGTCATTAGTGGCTTTGGGAAAATACAAATTACGCATAACGACCTCAGGGGTACTTGGATGAATACTATGTTTTATGCCAGCAGGAATCCACAAATAATGACGGGCAGGTAGAAAATAAGATTTTTCCTCTGTTTTAACAAATACGACACCGCCTTCTGTATATAGAAATTGATCCTTATCATGGCAATGTTCGGAAATATGGTTTTCTGCTATAATAGCGTGGTGACAGTAAATGCTATCTTCAAATGAGTCTACTTCCGTCATATAGTAACGGTTGACATATTTGGCATCTGTGCTTATCTCTTGTGTATTCATTTTAACCTATAATACGATGTCACAAAGGTAAGACTTTTTTACTAGACCCCGCCTTTACTTCTTGAAAGTGAGTGTATGCTTACATTAAAATGGCAGTTATTCAAGCGGAGAGTTAGTCTTTACTTACTTTGGCTTTGCTGTTATTCTTGTAAGTTGTTTGTTATCAGTGTGATATATATTATCTGTCGGGGTGATATAAACTATTTTTTTATTATGATTTGTTGTATATTTTTGATTTGTAGTGCGTTGCGTATCTTTAGTCGCCTTTGGATAATTTTGTGTCGAATGATAATAAATATGCAGTTGAAAAAAGTGCTAAAATTGTTTGGTTAAGAGGTTGCAAATTATAACAAAGAACTTTTCAACGAAGGGAAATATATAGATTTCAATTTCTTAAGTTTACAATAATGGAATAAAATCAAACTATAACAATATGGCTTACGAAAGAATAAAAGTTCAAAGCTTACATGATAAAGTGATTACAGCAGAAGAAGCTGCTAAACTATTTCAAAACGGAATGGTCGTTGGGTCGAGTGGTTTTACCAAGGCTGGAGACAGTAAGGTGGTGTTACCTGCCTTGGCTGAACGTGCAAAAGTGGATCCATTGAAAATAACCTTGATTACTGGGGCTTCGTTGGGACACGGAACGGACGGTAAATTGGCGGAAGCGAGAGCATTATCCAAGCGGATGCCCTTTCAGGTAGATCGTATTTTACGTCATAAAATTAATGCTGGAGATGTGCTGTTTATTGATCAGCATCTAAGCGAAACAGCCGAATTGCTG
The Sphingobacterium multivorum genome window above contains:
- a CDS encoding 3-keto-disaccharide hydrolase, with the translated sequence MKFKHIIYSAGILLLSTSLFAKSQDKKPKPIQLFNGKDLKNWTPKIRNHKVGNNYKNTFRVEDGLLKVRYDGYDNFNFQYGHLFYNKEFSAYLLRVTYRFVGEQVNGGEGWAWRNSGAMLHGQDPNTMGVDQDFPISIEGQLLGGNGKDERTTSNLCTPGTNVVIDNKLFTPHCISSTSKTYAGDQWVTADFLVLGDSLVQHILENKVVLQYTKPQIGGGNVSGFDPKVKKDGQLLNKGTISLQSESHPIDFKKVELYDLEPYMKDPNKLKKVIAELLPNLQQ
- the sucD gene encoding succinate--CoA ligase subunit alpha; the encoded protein is MSVLVNKDSKVIVQGFTGNEGTYHATQMIEYGTNVVGGVTPGKGGQQHLDRPVFNTVQDAVDATGANVSIIFVPPAFAADAIMEAAAAGIEVIVCITEGIPTKDMIQVKSYLSDKNSRLIGPNCPGIITAGEAKIGIMPGFIFKKGNVGVVSKSGTLTYEAVDQTVKAGLGITTAIGIGGDPIIGTTTKEAVELLMNDPETEAIIMIGEIGGGMEAEAARWIKEHGTKPVVGFIAGQTAPPGRRMGHAGAIVGGADDTAAAKMKIMRECGIRVVESPAEIGKAIAEELAK
- a CDS encoding DUF4886 domain-containing protein yields the protein MIKVKQVLVFVFLIVFFLKNNRLNAQNKSLDDGVLRILAIGNSFSEDAIEQNLYELAKAGKKKIVIGNLYIGGAPLSLHVSNAKEDKPAYRYRKINLDGQMLEKANERLSEALVDEAWDYISFQQASPLSGDYDSYAKDLPLLYDYVTKHILFPETKYILHQTWAYQNGSSHEGFVRYNRSQDSMYRAIANTSQEVFNWGNFDLLIPSGTAVQNARSSFVGDHFTRDGYHLNLNYGRFVAACTWYEALFHENVLNNTFLPLKVTYVEGEIARAAAHKAVESPYAVTVLKDFQFMN
- a CDS encoding DinB family protein — its product is MSIKKSYLIELDHETKNTKRILERIPDDKLDWRPHEKSMSLGELAAHIVGLHNWVHQAIPKDVFDFKVDYQPIKVSSVEELKEILTIGLENNKAAIEDIKEEDWFKDWVLQSGDYLIARLPRAGAIRFIVNNHIVHHRGQLTVYLRLLDIAVPGLYGPSADEAMPS
- a CDS encoding RNA methyltransferase, encoding MQKLSMDELQRTDVESFKKQEKTPITIVMDNVRSMHNVGSAFRTADGFAIEKIYLCGITGTPPHREIEKTALGATQSVAWEYHRDTSAVVDQLRTEGYVIIAIEQADDSVMLHQFEPENDKKYALIFGNEVNGVDEDVMEKIDTCIEIPQYGTKHSLNVSVAIGIILWDFIQKRNFN
- a CDS encoding AraC family transcriptional regulator, yielding MNTQEISTDAKYVNRYYMTEVDSFEDSIYCHHAIIAENHISEHCHDKDQFLYTEGGVVFVKTEEKSYFLPARHYLWIPAGIKHSIHPSTPEVVMRNLYFPKATNDAPFYSKMGIYPVNDLLIELIMFTNRWNGNIFPVEEPKYSIATAFKLILPELSLHELPLALPYPSHQKLKDIVTYLEENIEENVSFKKLAGLFNISERTLARLFQKELNMSFIQYYTILRMLTALKLLLDEKLSVNEVALKVGYNSLPTFSNTFNKVVGIRPSEYVKQKELLI
- the rpsT gene encoding 30S ribosomal protein S20; this translates as MANHKSAIKRIRANATKRLRNRYQAKTTRNAIKKLRHTTSAEEAKTLLPRVISMLDRLAKKNVIHKKKASNNKSKLTKFVNGLA